Below is a window of Rhodamnia argentea isolate NSW1041297 chromosome 11, ASM2092103v1, whole genome shotgun sequence DNA.
GCCTGGGCCTTTTGTTTCAGTGCATTGGCAGGGGCGAGGTGTTTATAGCATGATGTATAATGGTGGTCTATTTGCAATCGTTCACTTTCAACAAAAAGATAAACGTTGCAAGAGCCTTGGGTTAGGGATGGGCACGGGGCGTGATAAGGATGAGGATCACATTCCCCTTCCACACCCCACCGAGCAAAGATCTGCCCCGCACAGGCCGGGGTGTTGGCGGACTTTGAGAGGCAACGATGCTGCACGGGGCACCATGCTAGACACAGAAGACTCTTAAGTCTTTACAAACTAGTCAATGTGGGACAAAGTGAAGATGAAACACATGAAAGACACTTGTGCCACATTGTTTTATTAAGGAGCTTTCCAAGCTTGTATCtcattaaaaagaaataagacTTGCAAGAAAGAATATTTGAAAGGCTCTGTCTCCCGCTGGTTGAGTGATGAAAAAGATAAGTTAGCATAACTTTTAAAAGACAAAGCTTCTCCTCTCAATGCCTAACCCTTGGGGATGGGCTTCTATGGGCTTGGATTTTAATGAGTGCCATTAAAAACGTTTTAATTTATAAACTGACTTGTTATAGAATTAAGTGAATATATTTTAAAGTGCAAGTTTTGAACAATCCATGTAGAAGAATGCATTTCTATTTTGTAAATGTCGCTTGGTGGGGCAGGTTCAATACCAGCCCTGCCTGGGCCTGCAAGATCCCTGCCTTCTGCCCCGCTCCCCTTTTTTGAAGGGAAATTTTCCCCCGGGGCAGGGACATCAAGGCACCGTGCGCCATGCCCATTGTGCTCCATACCCATACCTTGTTTGGGTGTGGGACCTTTTTCTATCTAATTGCATATTAGAAAACGCGTTTGTTACAGTTTCACAGTATTCATAGGGTGATTAGGTCGCGTTATGTACTTATCTGCAGAGTATGTAAGAAATGATGGAGGGATTGATAACATCTTTCTGCTTTCCAGTTAAGCTAACAAGCttcagtgatttttttttgggtttttggttgggggaggggaggggggtcAGAATTCAGTGATTTAAGTTGGTGACgcaaatcaattttctttctgGAGTGGCAGTGAGATTCCAACCTAAAAGTGTGAATTTGTCTGTTGTAAGATTAGTTGGGCTTGGTTTGACTAGGGTGCTCATTTCAACTCCAACCAACATGTGTGAATCCATCTGATGTTTTCTGTTACCCTTTTGCTAGGATCTTCATGGCCGAAAGATAAGAGTGGATTATGCCGTAGAGAAATCTCGTGGAGGATTTGGCGGTCCTGGTTTTCGACAGGGTGGCGGTGAATTTGGTAATGTGGGTAATTTCGGCAGTGGAGGTTatggaggaggcggcggcggataTGGTTATGGAGGAGGCGGCGGGGGGTATGGTTATGGACAAGGAGGGGACGGCTACAATGCCGGAACTGGTGGACATGGCGGTCGCAGTAGTTATCGTGGTGGTAGCTACAGTGGTGGCAGCAATTTCGAAGGTGGAAACAGTGGTGATTTTGGTGCTGACAGTAGGGGAGACTTCAGTGTTTCTGGTGGTGCCAATGGTAGTGACTTCTTTCCTAGTGATAATGCTGGGGCAGAAACATTGGAAGACAATCCTAAGGGCGATGACAATGAACCCAATAGTTATGCCAACACCAAAGTCTGATCAAAAGCCATATCTTAACAGCATATCTCAATGAAGTAGACAGCCAAGGGGCGGGAGGATGAGTCAGAGTGTAAAGCTCAAAAGGTGTTCTTTGTTCTCTTGCTTTTGTGTTCTGCTTTCTGCTTGAAGACAATGATGACTATAATTCTGTCATGGCCTGTTGTTGATGTCTCATCTCATGTCTGTGGAATAATGCTAAAAAGCATTGTTTGCCCGGGGAATTGTGCTCTAACTGCAAATGTAGAAGTCAAGATTTGAGCCCCTTCCACCCTTTTGGGGTCCTAATCTCCATGCTTTTAGATACTGGTGGGCAGAGATCATGTTTTGCTAGGATATATAATCTAGCATGGTGATCACAGTGCTCACTTTTTGGGTTCTAGATGTCGTTGTCTTAGCCTCGTTTTATTGTATTGATCATGTATAGAACAGTTATCGAGGTAGGAGCCAGGCAGAGATATTTTCAACTTTGCGATGTCAATGAGATGAGATGAGTGATAAACCATCTCATTTTTTCTGTATTCGATACATGAAAAAGTTTCAGGGATCTTTCCATTTCCTTGCATTATAAGCAAACATTGAATGTGCAGAACTTAAGGAAAGAAGAGTGTCGGAATTAACCGTTTGAATCATCTTGTCAAATTTAtggcaacaaaaagaaaaagagagtgaaaaaggaaaattagtaaGACAGACTTAGCACGAGCAGTCGAGAGGAGTGGTGATTTAGCTCCTAAGCATCTGCAAGGTTATTTTGATTTATGTAAGGATGACAAGGCAAGAGGATGGACGGACATTGCGCAGGCACACAGCGTGGTCTCTCCTTGAATGGTTTTGAAGATCATCTGTTTCCACAAAATGGCCAAACATGGGGCCAATCAGATGGAAAATTTCACCGAGTCTTGGTGGATTCCGGTTTCGGCGAGGTTCAGCGCTCTGTTTTGTTTTTCTAGACGTGCTTATTAAGCTTCCGATCAAATACTTGCTGTGTCGGGAACACGGGGTCGTATTTCAGATGTGCTGGATGTAGACTTTTATACTAAGGGGcggtaaaaagaagaaagtgtAGTCAAGATGAGGGGCGtgattaagaatttttttcgaGAATTTCAATGACACTGTGCAAATTAATAAAAAGGGTCCTGCTGAGAAGCGTAGAGAAGATATTAGTTAACCATTTTTACTGCAGTTACTGTACATATTGAGAGAGCATTGAAAATGACCATCTTTCTTCATTTGAATATTTAGCAAGTGCCTGGAAGCACTTGTTGATAAGATTCTTGCGAAAATTTTGCCGACCACCTAGGGGACGGAACGTTGGAACCTCCTCGTCTGCTCTCGTTCGTGTCCGCCTTCTAGTCAATGGAGTGAATTGGGTACGTGAAAATTTGCCCAAATGACaaacatttaaaattgaaaaatctcaaaGATTGGCAATTCGTGTTCTCCCTCGTCATTATCGTCCTTGTAATCGTGTCATGGAAATCCCCATATTTTCGCTAATTATGCCGTAAAACTTGTGTATGTAAAATTCGCATTATGCCGTGTCACCGTCGGATTTGTAGAATAGCCCTGTTAAAATGTGTTAATTCGTATTAGAAATTGCTAGCCGTTCTTCGAGTGTGGAGTTTAGGAAATCAGGCTCCATCTGTTCTTGCGaaataatattttccaatttcaaaattttctgatatttagagcggaaaaaatgatttttccgtttcgaaaaaagaaaaagggaattcATTTTTCCCTCCCGACCCTAGTTGCAGAGCTTCGATGTGTTCCCCTTTCTCACTCTAGAGCTTCTTCGTCTCGTCCTCATCTGCAGAGCTGCTGCTCCTTTCCCCCACATCTCGTCCTTGTCTCTCCAACAACTAGGGCTTCTCTGTCTCGTCCCTCGTCTCATCCAGAGccgctcctcctcctgctctccTCTGCTGCCACTTCTCTTCTCGCTTTCTAACCCGCGGAGACGTGTTCCGATGGGCGCCAGCAAGTTTCTTGAGTGATTGCCGCAGATGCACTTGTTCTAGCCGCCCCGAGTACTGTCCTTGCTGTCTGCAACTGCAGTTGCAAGCCGGGTGAAAATATCTTCGTCATCTGGGGTGTCATTGTCTTTGGATGCTAGTGTAGTACAGGCCATGCAGAAGAATCCACAATGTTGTTGACTTATTCACACTTTCTCACGACTTTATTGCATGGTGGCGGAAGAGTGAgttctgaaacaaaaagttcacgtaattttaaaaaaaaaccaaaaaaatcatttaaagtattaaaataatattaaaaaatatccatattaGCGTcaattgtgccacgtaggataattgacgtctatgctagtgatttccaatcTAAATTGGTCGAATCgactcaattaacataaatgcaaaatttttaggactgaattggcattattgtaaaaggtttaggacttaattggcactaataaaaggtttaagacttaattggtaccaatacaaaaggtttagattgaattggcataaaaaaaagatttatgactaaattgacactaatgcaataggtttatgactcttttgacactttttccgtTGCTCAAAGTTAGCAAGATTTGGAGGTAGCTTAATTTATTGACCCATATGCCTGTCACTTCGTGGGTGATTAGATTACTCTGTTTATCTGTCCTATCTTCTATGTCTGCACACTATGTTTCACTCCTATCCATTGCATTACGGCACAAGGGATGCTCAGAATTGTTGTGCTGGCTAGGATTTTCCGTTTCGAAAAAGTTTTTCTTACGTGCTTATTGGCTGTGCAAGGCTGCTCGGTAGTGTGCATATGCAATATTCATATAAGATAGCCCGTACTTTGTCACTAAAGGAAGCTGAGTGAActttttgattcattcttttttcccatATCTCTTCATTCTTTGTGCTTACATGTCACATAGCAATAGAGACGTCCATCCTTTTAGACCCACCCCTTCTTGTGCACTGGATGTGTGGATTTCGAACTATCGAACTATAATCTGCAATAGTTTTGCCAAGTTTTAAATTGTCCAGAAACTGTCGAGGTCGCGCTTTTGGAAGCAAAGCAGCGATCAAGACTAATTAGAGTAGAATTGGCAGTGCAAAGCTATTAACAGATGTTGGTAGAACGAAGAGGACAACTTAGCCGATGATGGTGAATACCCTTTGGCATGTTGTCTTGCTTTCGTTAATTATTGACGTGTTGTCATTTACAAAGATAAAGTGCTCCATTGCACGGCGGTTCTGAGTTTTGGACGTGACATACCATGGCTTGAGGTGTTTCTGCTGGAGATACTAGTTTGTTGTCTGAAGAGAACTCAACACTTGTACAAGCTTGAGCTTTTTAACTATCTGCTAGTGTTTTAAGTTGTAGAAGCTTGAGCTTTTTAACTTTCGGATAAATTGTTGTTTCCAGGTTCATAAGTTTCGTTCCGCCTTCGTGTGTGCTTTGCTTACATCTTTGAACTTGACCACCCAATTTCTGAGTGCACGATGTTTCTCAAGTTTGTGAACTGATAATTCAAAGATATTCAGAAAAATGCTGCTCTAAATTGATAATTCTTAAAAATGGCAACTAGAGCTTGTGAAACAATTTTCTCAGTTTCAAGTACGATCGTGACTTGGCAATCGCATTTCTATTAATTTGTGTTAGAAGTTAATAGTAACATGGAACTTAAAATTCATTTTGCAGATGGATAAtgataagaaaatgaaagtcGCGGTGGCGGGCGCAGCTGCAACAATTATGACAGTTATCACACTAGTTATGTACGATTCTGATAATTCCGAGAGCGATGACGAGTGTGCTTCACTTTCAACACGACTTGGAGAGATGGCATCGGCAATCAAGTCGTGGGGTCAAAGCAGCATCGATTACTCTGAACTCTAAGACGAGGTGATGAAAGTGGATGGATACGATGAAGAAGCCCTTGGATCGGTTTTTGACTATATATGCTATTACCGAGTCCGGAATGTTGGTTGATGTGTTCGACTCTATTGCTAATATTTTGATTGATGGAGTCTGTTTGTTGGCCGTTTATGGTCACTTGGCATGAATGTGCGAGGAAGGACAGTTTGACGTCTAGCGGACATGTGGTGGATCTTTTGCCCATCAAAAGTTTTGCGGGAACGCAAGACATCGATATCagctagagaaagagaggaatcCCTCGTGATGCTATATGCTCAATTCGGTAGGTGTGGGCGTGCAGCTCAAAGCCGAAAACTAAGCACTCGAAAGGCCTCGCTCGCTCTGTTCTCATATGTAAAAGCAGCTGCTACCTAGCTCCTCCTGGAAGCACCCGAGCCCCGACTGAAGAACGCCGCGGAGCCTGATCGACCACGGGAGAGTCAGGACATCACAATCCCCCCAACCTTCATGGACTTGGACCTGACCCTAATGGATCCGAGCACAAGCACTGAGGTCTCGGGCCTAGGTAGCTGGAGACCCTGGGCACCTTATTCGTTTCCTCGGCAGCTCATACCCAAGTCACCGACGCCGGAATAGTGTATGTTCattttgggaaaagaaaaaaaaaacgaggcaaattttccttatcaaacaatgaaaaatgtCATCTGGATCTTTTTCAGGTTCTAgtcaaacaccaaaaaaattattgttcttctaggaaaatgactttctggAAAAGCGTTATAtcttttgcgaaataaatggggGCATTAGTGGGAAATAGGAGCGAGATCATTCAATATgattcttcatttattttaaagACAACGAGCTGGAATAGCTCAGTTGGCTAGAGCGTGTGGCTGTTAACCACAAGGTCGGAGGTTCGAGCCCTCCTTCTAGCGGGTTATCTATTTTTTTACctgctttccttcttttcaatTACTTTTTTGCCCTTCGTTTCGAACCATTTCTAAAATTCTCAATTAGTAAATCTCATTAAACCCCCTCCCCCACCTGGATTTATTCATTCCGGGGTATTTTTTAATCCCTCAATCTCTTGCGACATTAATCATAATTAACACTCGAATCAtcaaggattaaaaaaaaagtaattaaataaaaaggaaaagagagacatGGCATGATCTGAGAAATCACAGCCTTAGATAGATGCCGAGGAATATTGCTACGGCTTGACTTTGATTAAGTTAGCAAAACATGTCAATTCCTTTCCCCAACAATCAAATTGTGAAGAAACTTCGAGCCCAAAAGTGATCGAACTTATACATTTGACCGAGGAAAGTTACGATGGGTGAGGAAACTTATTCgcggtaaaaaataaaataaatgatttgaaaaaaaatataaaatttcgttgtctttaaaataaatatttaaatagAAATTGTTGTCGACGATAAAAATATcttccattgactaattatttcaaccaaCCGTTTTcgggaagatatttttcaagttattcattttttcgcgaaatgGACGGAACCTAAGCTGCAAAACTTTACCGAGCATCAACTCGACCGATTGGGAGCTCCACAGCATAAATGTCGAAATACACAAATCGCGTGCGAAGACACGGGGTGCGAATTATAACCATTAtagttctctattttttttctgttttccgaAACAGgcttggaacagaaattcgtttggtaagaaaaagaaattcatcgGGACAAATTTTTAGCACAAAAGTAGGTTTTGAATAGAAACCAGcgatagaaattttcaacttttttgttttcggAACGACAAGAGGAATAAAAATTCTTGTCATCCGTCTGTCATGTTCACGTTGTTGGTCGCGGTTCGCTGTCCGTCGACGGCGGTCGCTGCCCAAGTAAAAActtttttgtattattatcaAACCAAAGAATGGAAAATTCGGCGTCCACGTTTCTTTGCTCAAATGATAGTTTAGTCGTACATAACACATATTACTTTCAGACGTTACGGATTCTGCGCTTCTTTTGAATTGGCTATGCCGCTATGCTGCACCTTCGCAATGAGCCCGGCCACCCCTTTGTCTCGACTCGCACACCCATcgtcctctcctctctctctcttgcatttGTTGCACAACTCCGGAACTCCCCACCTCGAACGACCCACTCGCTCGCACACGCACGTACCCCATTCGCGCTcgtcttctcctcctcttcttctgcttcttcttcttcgtcgcgATTTCTGGGTCGCGGAGGAAGGCCGACGAGCCGATATCGTCGTTGTGCCGAGAACCGAGGAATGGCTCTCAGGTGGGGTTGCCCACAAGCGGAGGGACGCGGGACGGCGGCGAAATGCGGGAGGCCGAGCCGTTTCGGCGCCTCTCTTGCACGGGCGGGCGGTGGGTTTCCGTCGTTTCTACCCAAGGAGGTGGAGAAGATCAAGGATCCTTTCGCTCGACGCTTGGCTCGGAGAATCGAGAGGGTCCCAGTTCCAGTGCAGGTACCTTCACTGTGCTTCCCCTCTCTGCATGCGTTTTCGTCTCGTTGCCCGAGCTTTGGCTTTGCGCCTTGCCTGAAAAGGATAACAGAGGTTCATTTCGTGCACTTGTAGCGATTGCTTTTGTTGAAAAGTTAGTGTCAATGCTTTTGAAGGTGGGCATTTCTGCTTGTGAATCTGTTGTTCTGGGTGTACTGTGTGGGCTATGCGCGTATTGGCCTTGCATTGCACTGATCAGGTTGGCCCAGTGAAAGGACCCACTGGTGGAAATGAACAAACTTCACTTCACTACGTAGCTTTAATCTGGTCCCTGTGAGAAAGCTCCCTCTTTTCAACCCCTATTTGGCGACACATTAAAGAATTGGTTAAATAGACATCAAGTGGGTGGGGAGAAGTCATGGTAGTAGCATGGGAAGGGGTGCTAGATTGCAGTAAAAACTTTCTTCTTGTCATGCGATATTGAGCAGATGAGTTACAGCCTGTCGACACTGTATGTGGGCATTTGGACTTATGCAAGTTTtccgccttttttttctttttaatttccggAACATACATCATGTGGACGAAATATAGACAGAAAATGTCCCTATTGGTGGAGTGTTGAGTGACGGCCTAATTACTTTGCGCGGTCCTTTTTAATCCACGCTTTAGACTTCTCAAAAGTAGGAGGCAACCACCCCAAGGTTCTTTATTTTCCAACGCTATACACTTGTTCAAACTGAATTTAACACGAACAGGATATAGAAAAGATGATAAAGTGAAATTGTCAGCTCAATTTCAGTGATGGGGGCAatatcaattttgtttttgcagtTTCGCAAACTGTAATTTGGCTAAGATTTTGGGTGGTCTCTGCGATTCAAACAAATCCTTCTCAGAGGCTTATATTAGAGAAGTTTATGGCCAAGAGGGTAATTGCATAAACCAACCGCTAGGATGTTTTATGAACTTTTTCACTGGGGCCCTTTGCTCGTTTGACAGGACAAATTTTTCACTGAAATGCCTGAGGTCAAAAGCTGCTGTATGATAGACTTATCATTTTAATGTTTATTACACTTTCAGATTGAATTGACTGATGGTTGGGTAATGAGCAGTTGCGTGAAACCATCAATAAGAAGTAAGAACAATCCGGTGGTCCTGCTACACTGCTTCGACAGGTTCATTCGTTAATAGCAATCTTATCATATTAGCAGAACATTTTTACCAATTGCTAATATATGTCTGCCCTATTTTGTGACTTCAGTTCTTGTTTAGAGTGGAGATGTGCATATCCTTTGCTTGAGGAGGCTGGTTTGGAAGTATGGGCTGTTGATGTCCTCGGATGGGGATTCTCTGACTTAGGTTGATCAATCTGCTTGACTTTGTTCTTAGCTGGTTATTAACATCAGCTGACTGTACTTTTGATTGGATCCTCGATGATGTGATTTTTATCTATCAATTTATGTGTGTTAGAGAAGCGTCCTCCATGTGGTGTCTCATCCAAGCGACATCACCTCTATCAGGTGATTCCTGGGCTCTTGGTTACTTAGATTTGGGAAATGTTCTACTCCTCGTTTTGCTTTAGGATCCGAAGACCATGTTGCACTCAATCTTCTTTCTTGTTCTGATGTTGCTACGACCAACTTCTTAAAGCTCGGCAACTAAATTAAGATTCTGTCTTCTGCATTTTTAGTTGTGGAAGTCCCATATAAGAAAGCCAATGGTGTTAGTTGGACCAAGTCTGGGAGCTGCAGCTGCAATCGACTTTGCTGTCAATCACTCAGAAGCTGTGAGTAGATTCTTCCATGTTATTCCTGTTATTGAGCTTTGGGACAAGGTGGATACATCTTACCTGGAATAATATGGTACATAAATCCAACCATGTCGAGGTTATTGAAACGCATGCATGAGATTGGTGTTGAGCTCAATTGAGTTTTTcgtcttttttcacttttgcgtTCAACTGTATCAAATCATCAATTTAAATCTGCCAATGACATCCTGCAAGGTTTGACGAGGTTGGACTATGTAAAAACTAAAAAGCTTTTCTTGTCCTTCATTGTTTGACCTTTTCAATCGTAATAAATGATCATGGACCACATTCAAGCCTGAGTTTTTACGTACAGTCCACCttagttgatttttttccctcctttcatGGTTATTGTCCTCCGGTTTTCATTCTTATGCACTTTTTGGCTTGACAGGTTGAGAAGCTGGTCTTGATCAATGGGTGTGTTTATGAGGAAGGCATAGGTCATCTAGCAAAATTACCCAAGTCGATCGCCTATGCTGGGGTGGGTTCTGAAATTGAATGTTGTTGGATGTATGTGTCGGACCGG
It encodes the following:
- the LOC115753454 gene encoding glycine-rich RNA-binding protein 2, mitochondrial-like isoform X1 yields the protein MAFISKVGNILRQTVSKHADSAAHCPSMYQAIRCMSSKLFIGGLSYSTDDMSLREAFAGYGEIIEARVIMDRESGRSRGFAFVSFASSDEASNAIEGMNGQDLHGRKIRVDYAVEKSRGGFGGPGFRQGGGEFGNVGNFGSGGYGGGGGGYGYGGGGGGYGYGQGGDGYNAGTGGHGGRSSYRGGSYSGGSNFEGGNSGDFGADSRGDFSVSGGANGSDFFPSDNAGAETLEDNPKGDDNEPNSYANTKV
- the LOC115753454 gene encoding glycine-rich RNA-binding protein 1-like isoform X2 → MCKMCLAIDLMLSSDCRHTRVIMDRESGRSRGFAFVSFASSDEASNAIEGMNGQDLHGRKIRVDYAVEKSRGGFGGPGFRQGGGEFGNVGNFGSGGYGGGGGGYGYGGGGGGYGYGQGGDGYNAGTGGHGGRSSYRGGSYSGGSNFEGGNSGDFGADSRGDFSVSGGANGSDFFPSDNAGAETLEDNPKGDDNEPNSYANTKV
- the LOC115753439 gene encoding uncharacterized hydrolase YugF-like isoform X1, translating into MALRWGCPQAEGRGTAAKCGRPSRFGASLARAGGGFPSFLPKEVEKIKDPFARRLARRIERVPVPVQIELTDGWVMSSCVKPSIRSKNNPVVLLHCFDSSCLEWRCAYPLLEEAGLEVWAVDVLGWGFSDLEKRPPCGVSSKRHHLYQLWKSHIRKPMVLVGPSLGAAAAIDFAVNHSEAVEKLVLINGCVYEEGIGHLAKLPKSIAYAGVSLLKSTPLRLCANMLAFYGISLATCCDWTNVGRLHCLLPWWKDASVSFMRSGGYNVLDQIKEVKQKVLIVYGEHDRIVTKKLQVRLHCELPSAIIRQVPECGHLLHVEKPNAIANLIVDFVLGGNC
- the LOC115753439 gene encoding uncharacterized hydrolase YugF-like isoform X2, with product MALRWGCPQAEGRGTAAKCGRPSRFGASLARAGGGFPSFLPKEVEKIKDPFARRLARRIERVPVPVQIELTDGWVMSSCVKPSIRSKNNPVVLLHCFDSSCLEWRCAYPLLEEAGLEVWAVDVLGWGFSDLEKRPPCGVSSKRHHLYQLWKSHIRKPMVLVGPSLGAAAAIDFAVNHSEAVSLLKSTPLRLCANMLAFYGISLATCCDWTNVGRLHCLLPWWKDASVSFMRSGGYNVLDQIKEVKQKVLIVYGEHDRIVTKKLQVRLHCELPSAIIRQVPECGHLLHVEKPNAIANLIVDFVLGGNC